The window GCTCGGCGGCATAATCCGCGGAGGTTATCCCGCTTTTTATCAGCGCTATCGCCTCTCCCGAGACGCGGCGCGCCGAGACACGCACAGGCCGGTAGTCCTTCGCCGCCGGCAGCGGCGCGGGCTCGCCCTCCCTGTAAGGCACGCCGAGCGAAACCAGACGCCCCTCCTTTGAGACGGCGAAATACCACCATTTCGTATTCGCGTCGTAAAGCAGCGCGTAGGCGCCCTTCGCGCTTTCGTACCAGCTTCCGCGCTCGTCGCCGCGCTTGCGTATCTCGATCACCGAGCCGTCCGGCTGCGTCACGCGTATGGGGGCGTCAAACGCGGGCCCGGCGTATGAACGGAGGCCGAAGAGGCAAACCGCCAGAGGCAGCAGCGCGGCAAGAAATATTTTTTTCATCGGGTCGCCCTCCTTTACAAAAGGCGGGGAATGACAGGTTATCCCCCGCCGCCGATATCTTATCTTCTCTTCCTAAATACCAGCGGAAGCGCGCCAAACAGCAGAAGCAGTGGAAATGCCGCCGCCGAGCAGCCGCTGCCGCCGGTTTCCGCCCGCGTTACGCTGGAAGAGACGACCTCTCCCGACGGTGAAAAGCCAGAAAAAACGATGCCCGAGAACCGCTTGGCTATATTGGTATCGCGCGTTCCGTAGAAGTATGTATCCGGCTCCGTGCCGTTGCCGGCGTACCAGAGCGAGAGATAGCTGCCCTGTCCCGCGCCTTTTTCGCGGGAATCGCCGTCGGCCCAAATAGCCATGTTGCCCTGGTGGCCCTCCTCCGTATAGACGTTGAAGTCATTTCCGGCGCTCAGCGAGCCGGAACCGGATCTTTCGTCGATATGCTGCAGCAGGACGCCGCCTTTGAACGACTCCGGCATGTCTTTTATACTGCCGCCGATACCTCCGTCCCAGTCGTCCGCGTTGGGGTTTCTGACCTCGGCAAGTATATATTCATAGGTGGAATCGACATAGGGCGAATTTATCCGCGCGACCGGATAATTACCGTTTCTAGGTGTGCCGCAGGTAAGTACGACCGACGCGGCGCTAGAAGTCAGCGTTTGGGGGACGTCCCAGCCAAGATATTTTCTGCTCCAGGCGTCAAGGTTGGGCGGCGTCTTTCCGTGGATTTCACCTGTTTTATGGCCCCACGAGCCGCCCGCCATCACGGAAAACAGGCCGAGGCCATTATTGGTGTAGCTGGTGTCATAGAGGTCGGGCAATTTGCATATCTGGTGACCCAGTTCATGTACTATGCCGCCGACGAGCGGCAGGGGAACATCCCCAGATTTTACAAGAATGTCGGAAAGCTCTCCCCCGCAGGACCAATGCCCCAGGATTATGTCGTCCGAGACATAGACGATGTGCTCGTTGCCTTCGTCTTCCCACGAACTCCAGGCGTGCATCCAGACAGCGGGACGACCTTCCTTCGAAGAACACGATTCCTCGTAGCCCGCGAAGAGCAGATAGACAACCAGCTCGTCCGCCTCGATAATACCGTCGCCGTTTTTGTCAAAACCGCTGAAGTCAAGGCCGGTACGATTCAGGACGCCCGTTACGAAATCGACCTCGTTTTTATGCGATATGCGATAATCGCCGGTCGCGTCGTTGTTCAGCAGCCGGTCGGGATGTTTCCCCCCATTATAATCGGCGGAGGTCATGGTGATTTCGATGATGTCTCTTTTGCCCTGACCGCCGAAATCCGCGGAGACGATATTCAGCTTTCCGTGCGACTGGTCAAGGTAATAGCTGCGGACGGAATGCTCCGCGCCCCATATCTCGTCTTTGGTATGCTCCAACTCTGATTTAAGTTCAACGTCCTGAAAGTTGATGCGGATAAACACCGCCTCGCGCTCGCCGGAGATAGGATTCGAGGTCCATGTCTTCGCGGCGGCGGATCTGGCGGAGCTTGCCTTTGCGGCGGCGGAGCCGTCGTATCTTTCCCGCAGACGCTCAACCGTATCTTTGGCGGGGATAAAGTTCTTTACCGCGCCCTCGGGAACCGCGGCCCCTGCCGAAT is drawn from Cloacibacillus porcorum and contains these coding sequences:
- a CDS encoding M6 family metalloprotease domain-containing protein translates to MKNLRRVLIIFFIISITAAAAFAGPALQRDFTLTQPDGESFSAMKRGDEFMNWYETAEGYAVLKDGESGYWVFALRTAAGLLAPSGVHYSAGAAVPEGAVKNFIPAKDTVERLRERYDGSAAAKASSARSAAAKTWTSNPISGEREAVFIRINFQDVELKSELEHTKDEIWGAEHSVRSYYLDQSHGKLNIVSADFGGQGKRDIIEITMTSADYNGGKHPDRLLNNDATGDYRISHKNEVDFVTGVLNRTGLDFSGFDKNGDGIIEADELVVYLLFAGYEESCSSKEGRPAVWMHAWSSWEDEGNEHIVYVSDDIILGHWSCGGELSDILVKSGDVPLPLVGGIVHELGHQICKLPDLYDTSYTNNGLGLFSVMAGGSWGHKTGEIHGKTPPNLDAWSRKYLGWDVPQTLTSSAASVVLTCGTPRNGNYPVARINSPYVDSTYEYILAEVRNPNADDWDGGIGGSIKDMPESFKGGVLLQHIDERSGSGSLSAGNDFNVYTEEGHQGNMAIWADGDSREKGAGQGSYLSLWYAGNGTEPDTYFYGTRDTNIAKRFSGIVFSGFSPSGEVVSSSVTRAETGGSGCSAAAFPLLLLFGALPLVFRKRR